In Oryzias melastigma strain HK-1 linkage group LG14, ASM292280v2, whole genome shotgun sequence, the DNA window TTGATCgtttatatttttcagtttcaaaggtaaaattattttgtttgctcaaacttttcagtttcaagtgaaaaatacaaattttaaagtttttctctcAAAACAGTGAATGTTGCATTTGAAATAATGGCACAAAAGTCACTCCGTATTTCATGGACCATATAGGTGAATTTGGACGACAAATTATTGCTCAAAATCCATTGGATCATTTTGAAGTGATATTGAAGGGGGTGGATTACAAAGCAGGTCAGACTTTCTTTCAACTGcatatattttgattttcattgaGTCATTGTCATTTAGTTTTTCCTGCAGTTTATAATAGTTTACCCTCTTGCCTTGTGTAGTTAAAATGCAGTCAATTGTTACCAAGGATTAAACAAATTTGATGCCCTTATTTCCACGAGAGACTGCTCTGTGATGCCCACATTCTAACAATAAACCCCTTTTCTGCAGGACTTCCTACACCTCATGCAGTTACATTGCTAGTTCAGATATTTCATTCACAGTAGGTTGGAGATTGAAAAGATCAGTCAGAAGAAAGGAAGCAAAAGTGTCGAAGAGGAGCCAGTGGagggtgtgtgaatgtgagggaTGTGTGTAACTGTTCACCTAGGAgggtcaaaaaagaaaacagacagttatCACATTGAAGAATTAGCAGACATATGAAATATGTTTCTATAATCACCTGCTTCAGATTTCTAAaacactcttttcttttttttataatttagtttaaaatcatAGTTGTGGACACCCTTATCACGTCCTGTACCTGGAGTCTTTGCAGCAGAGGGGTATCCGACGGTATGGTAGTTAATAGACATGATGCGAAACTGGTATGTAAAGGTCGGTGTCAGCCCTTGTACTGTGTGACTCCTCGCATTCGGATCTTGGATGATGTTTTGATACCAGTCTGTGGCTACTGCCTTCTCCTCCGTCTGCTTTTGGGAGCCGTTGATATTTCTTCCCTTTCCTGGTCGCTCCGACACCAAGCGGTGTTCAAGAGAAAAGCCCGTCCATCCTCCGTTTGCCTCAGTCTCCACCTGCCACTCCAGCTCCACCTGGTTTCTTTGTCTGTTGTTGTATGTCGCTTTGATCAGGGTTGCATTGGGCGGCATGGGGTGTCCTGATATAAAGCAAAGACGTATGagtacaacaaataaaaaaaagctatggTTTTACctctgattatttttctaaGTAGTCTAAAGTGCTTTGTGGAGTTATTGCACTACTGCATCAAGAGGCTCTGATGGTGTAAAAACTCCTACAAGGTTGAATCTGTAAGTAGCAAGTGTGTATTGTAACCATAGAATTTCCATTCCttccattttcaaattttgacaCAAACCAGCCAATACCAAATGTTGCAATTCCTGCAAAAAACACAGGAGGGAGTTTGCAGAAAGGAACAATTCTCTATTGactcaaatgtcaaaaagtcaacatttctgaaatgtttttgtgtattttgatgTACTTATCATtcatgtggatttttttggtttaccagtttttattctattaaagCTAAAGCTATTTTAAGCATAGCTTTATGTTTGTTTGGTATGTGGGTTGTCCAACCGGTGAACCTGACagaactttaaattttattttgtccatCCCTATGGTCAATGTTTGGAACATTAATAAGCAAAATCCCAGTTCACCcttcatttttgacatttaaaatccAATAGGGGGCATAAAAATAATCACTTTATTGAATTACATGTCTAGATAAAGTGTTTCTATAAAAACTGTCTTACTCTTAACCAGCAGGGTGACGTTGATTTCTGCTCCTCCAACAGCATTTGAAGTGGAGCACCTGTACTCTCCACTGTCTTGAGTTTCATCTGTGTCTCTCACGGTCAGATTGGCCCACGCAGATGTTCGCAGCAGCATGTACTTTGACGTGTCCTGGATATCGGCACCTCGATTGTTGAACCAGGTGATTTCGTTGACGGGAAGATAGTTAGCTCTCAGATTGCAGGTTAGCTGCACATCAGTTCCTTCGTAGACGGAGACGACTCTGCGTTGTGTCAGCAACACGGGGGCCTCTACTCAAGAAAAAGATACTTTAATAAAACTGATAAAGCAATCATACATGTGCTTTTGTGTTGTGAGAATAAGTACTGACCCAGAGTCAGTCTGCAGGTCTTGGGTTGGAGCAAAAGTGGATGCTGAGCATAGCAGGTGTAGGGTTTTCCACTGCGAGCAGTGCCGTAGCGAAGGACCAGGATGTTGGAGTTTTCTTGTCCACCTTTGCTTTGGCCCCCAGGGCCCTCCCACCACACCAAAGCTTTTGGTGCCCCTCCATCCCAGGAGCAGGATAACATCAGGTACTGTTGGCTGTTGGTCACGTAGGCAAAACACAGCGGCTCTGCAGGAGGAAGAACTGGAAGGGGAGCAGTAGAGCGTCAAAGATTAAACGTTTCTGTTCTTTACTTCACGCTTCAATGTTTTGTGTGCTGGAAGTTTTACTCACCTGTGCGTGTGCTGCACTCTGTCTGCTGTTTCAGGGCAGGATGTGAGCCCACACAGGTAAACAAGCTGTTGTTGGGAATCAGGCCTCCAGAGGGGAGCAGGATGGCAGAGCCATTAGATGCTTTTGTTTGCTGTGTCATGTCAAAAAGATCTTGCATGAGATCTCCTTTCCACTGGAGGCCAGGAGAGGGAAATCCACCAGGCCAGGAGCAGATCAGTTTGAGAGAGGTGTGATTTAGAGCCGGTTCCACAGAGCAAATGGGGGATCCATCAGGAGGGTCTGCAGAAATAGCAGAATAACAGCGCAGTGACACGGAAAGCGGAGGTAATGTGAAATTATATTGGAAATAAATTTCTATTCTGTTTGGAAAGTTCCAGAAGACATAAATCAGAATTGACGatgtactttatttatttttgaagaaacatCTAAACTTATAAAGGAAAGACTcagcaaaaccaaaaaagtgaATGGCATGCATAGACCAACCAGCATATGACTTGACTGCATTAGTACAGTCAGGTACCTGCAGGGGACTCCCATCATATTTCCCTGTGGTCCGAACAGGAGAACTGGGCTGCAGCATTTCCATTctcagttgtgtgtgtgtgtgttgaagtgtttaaagtttaaaactgatGTGATGTAACGAGTAAGATTAGGAAGAGGAGATAAACCGTTCATTTCTGAGAACTTTTTCATTTCCCAGATTGCAGCAGTGAGACGGAAAGACAGCTGAGGACAGGTTCAAAAAGAGACGATGTTAGGGAGTCAGTTAAGCGTCATACTCACAGTACACAGTCAGGCTGATGGTTTTTTTCGAACGGGTGTTGAGGTAGGTGTTCTGGGCTAAGCAGGCGTAGTCGCCGGTGTGCATACGGAGGATCTTGGTGATGGTGAACTGTGGACCAGTGTAGACCTGGGAGTTGTTGTAGAACCAAACGTACTGACTGGCTGGATTAGACTGGGCTTGACACAGCAAAGAAACAGTCTCTCTTTCCAGAGCTGAGTATCCTCGTTCTGTGATGCTGAACGGAGTCACGTTTATCTCAGGAAGGTCTGGACCAACTGTGGAGACACAACACACTCACTCAGGTCTACTATGACCTTTAAAGAactctgaaaataataaaaaacaactagtGATTACTCACAGATGGTGTCCAGCCATAACCGGTTGGAGCTGTCGGTATTAACAGCATTCGTGGCTACACAGCGGTACCAGCCCGTGTGGTTCCTGTTGACGTCAGTCACGTTGATAATGCTGCTGCTGCCCTGAGCAATCACTGTGATGTTGCCATTGCGGGTTTCATGTTGCCACGTGTACTTGATTGGATCTGTCCCATTTTCCAGAATGCAGCGCATCCACATTGTGGATCCCTCCACAGGAGATGCATCACTTAGCAGGAGGTTAGGCTTACTGACCGGGACTGAAggaaaagaacacaaacataATCAAACCTCCAAAACACTGCCATGCTTTCTTCAGCTGTGAAAAGTTGTAACACACTTTCAGAACATTtcctccaaaaacaaaaaagtgcttCATCTTCCAAAAAACACTGAACTAAGACAgcacaaaaacatgtctgtTTTCGGGTTCTACACAGTGAACATTTATATGTGGGCCctatatggtttacctttgggctgaattggtggacTCCCGATGGGTTTGTCCgggggttccatggtggccccatcttTGTTTGATCACACTGCCTTAGGTGGGAACTCAGTGGTCTGGGACCCTACGCTAATCAGCCGCCAGGTGGAAAGCGTGACAAGCTAACAAGCTGCCCGGCGGACCACATAGtgagttagcaagctccactgccCAGCAAGCCAGATTACTGAGTGCCCAgtcaagccagtgtgggcaatcaaagatggggccaccatggaacctgtAGACAAACCCATCTGAGACCCACCAATTCAGTTCAAAgataaaccatatggggcccaaaCTGAAATGTTCATTGGGTACATGCAAAATGTGTGTCCATTGAATGCCCAGTGAAAGtaaaaccagttaaactttgaccaaacaGGTACTCAGATTTAGTAGTAACATAAGGATAGTGTTCTTTTTAAGTCAGTGGTTTGTGCCCGGAAAGAATTATgtgacactaagtctttcatatatcggaatggAGTTAtggaagaaaaagtctggagcaagattcgtgagatttgcaccactttgacatttcacaccgaGCTTCTTCAAACTGTAGGTACATGCGCCAGTATCAGGTAGCaactgtccagtgtgaacattgtATGCTAAAAATGCGTTGAAGAACCTGCGCTCACATAGATGGCATTCGAGTAGCATGATCCATTTTTCCACTTCTTCCCTCAATTCCAAGTCTCTTCTTGCTGTCTTTGCTAGCGGTAACTTGTACATCAAATTTGGATTTGAGAGTCTTGACCGATGTTTTCCAGTCCAACCTGGTTTATGGAGCAGCAGATAATCCAACATCTTCATCTATGTCTTTAGCCAACTCACCACCATATTGTAAGCCGTTTTCGCAAGCAGAATTCATGGTTGAATGTTGGAAACATTTGGACACAAACCAGATgacacaacaacaaaaccagTCATTAGCCTTCTGCAAAAAGCATCCTGACTGTAGTTCTTCTGATCATTCATTTGGTCACATGGGTTCCTTATAATGAACTGGAATTGTCCGTCTACccgtcacaaacgggcagatgCCTGGTTTCAAGTGCAGCATGTTTTAttggcacagacaggagaacagtagtgaagcacagctaaaagtccacaaagttaaatcagggtcaggcaggtagaggtcaaacacgagcacAAGGGCACCAGAGAACAACCACAGTGGTCatggtccaggcgagggtcagggcaccaggtgagtattggaacaaagatcgacctgtgaattgagagctttgctttctggctcagctctcttttcaccacaatggacTGGTGCAGCGACTGCATAAtctgcctgtcgatctcacgctccgatcttccctcactcgtgaacaagaccccaagatatttaaactcctccacttgaggcaggagcactccaggAGCACAGACAGGGAAACTATCTGTCTctggtcgagaaccatggcctcagacttagaggttctgaccctcatcccagccgcttcacactcggctgcaaactgctccaatgcatgctggagctCTTGGCTCGACAAACCCAATAGTTCAaaatcatctgcaaaaagcaaagatgaaattccgtggtccccaaaccagatctcctccggcccctggctgcgcctagaaattctgttcataaagactatgaacagaaccggtcataaagggcagccctgccggagtctaacatgcaccggaaacaggtcCGACTTACTGCTGGCTATGTAAACTATGAGAtcctcctttctgtacgtttttcatgTCTTTCACACATGACCACTCCACAGAGGAGGACAGTTCCATCCCTCTCCAGGACAACTCAGAGTTTAACTACAATCCAGCTAAGATCTGAGAACCTTTCCAGTAGGTGTTTTCTCTTTCCTACCAGCAGGAGATGTTCCCAGTTTCAAAGAGCAGGTTTACAAAATTACATCAGCTTTAAAAGACAACTACTTTCCCacctaaagaaaagaaaagaaaacaaagagcaGGTCTTACCTCGAACAGTAAGGTGCACGTAGTAATAGTAGACTTTGGGCTCTCGCTCTATGTCGTAGAAGGCTTGGCAGGTGAACAAGCCATGAGCAGCTAGAGGCAGCTTCTCAATGCTCACAGCCGCACTGTTGGAGATGATTGTTATCTGTCCCAAGGTCTCGGCCAACTTCTGGATCCTCGGACCTTTACCCAGGTTATACACCACAGCTCTTATGGCTTCGGTGCCGGGCTGAGTGAAGCTCCATATGTACATATCAGGCACAGTGGGACCACACTCCAGGATCACAGCTTTGCCCACCACCCCATAAACATTGGTGTCCTGGTACACCACCTCCCAGTTGGGGTTAATCTCCACCGCTGACGTTGGGACAGGATACACTGACATGCCTGCAGATGAGTGTGTGAGTGGAAGAGGGGACAGCGGTGTCATGTGACTTGCTAATGTTCCACTGTTAGATTGATTACACAGTGTTTCAGACAGGCTGTAATTCTCTAATCAGGGATTCACAGAAAGATCTAGAACTGTCTTCTGCTTTCTTCTGctatattttgatgttttaaggaCTACTCATCCATCTCTGTGTGTAGTGTATATTATATACACTATATTAGTAAtgttaaacatgaaaaaaacttgttttttaggtCCAGGCCATCGTTATAGATAACATTTGGTTCTAAGCTGacttatttgtttaaataaaggttaaataaattaaaaaagaaaatctcactCAATTGGAATTCATCAGCCTCTGATTGTGTCCAAATTCTCTCACTGTTCACTACACAGTGCACTATAAAGTACATTTCCCATTTTGTAGTGCAGTCTAAATCCACAATTTGGAAATTGAGTGCTCAAgatatttcccagaattctttgcgaaaaaccaatGTGCATTGACGCTTACTACAtaggcaaatatagaccacaatgcatagCAATTGAACAAAATTcctgaaataaaattgttttaagtttaatttttaaatacacCATGAACGTTTTCAtcctcagaacacagtggagtcataaatagatgtaGTAAAATGCTAGTATGTATTAGATTTTGACTTTGAAAATCGAAATTGGTGCCGTCATACTTgcggtttaagaaaaaaaagtagtgcacatggtgtctgaattgcttttaaaatccaaggcaTCAGATAGTTCCGgacaatataatttttttagtagttagggattagggtgggaatttggacatagcttaCAATTCTAAAATACAGTGATCTAGAAATGTCCCTGAAGTCTCTGTGATGCTTACCAGATTGgcaaatatggaccacaatgcattgtgtttgaacaattttttagtgaaaaatgtgtattttggcTTATCTTTTataaatcatccaagttttcatcatcagaacacagtggatttataaatagtcattataaaatgtttatatttattaggtttttactttaggAAATTCATGACATTGTATTTactgttccaaaaaaaaaaaaaaaaagtagagcaCATGGTTTATgaattccttttaaaatccagggcactagatagtcctgtaCTGTAGTTTTTAGTAATTAGTTAAAAGTGAGGGGATTCAGAGATAGCCATTGTTTTTGTATTAACACAAGTTGCCACAGATACACTTGTATCCGATCAGGAGTTAAACAGGTTTTATAGAACATTTGTATTTCCGCGTATGATTTtgcttttgtctcttttttgttgcattaattatgtcacagaaaTACATTTCAGAAACAAGTCTTTGTGTAGCCATAGATTTAACATGAAATGCCATAGAAAGGATAAAAGTCTTACCATTTGCTGCAAATGGAACTGGACTGGTTGTGAGGTAAAGTAAGGCCAGCCCTAGCAGTTGGGCCACCATGGTATCATGATGATCCTGAGTCCAGTCAcctctttattaaaaaataaaaaaagaactcaaGAAAATTGTAGAAATCAAAATCCAGGCTGTTGCTCCTCTTCTTCACTCTTTCCCACAGTTTTTTTTGAAGGGCTCAGTTGAAGATCCTGGCTTCATCCAACTGAGAGTAGGAAGGGAACGCAGGTCTCAACTGATTTACCTTCAATTATTCATCTGGTTTTCTATTCTCTCTGGCTCTTTCTAATGGGTTAGAATGACACAATGATACCGGGCTCATTCATTATACAACAcagcaacacaaacatgcataTGGAGGATGACATGAATGGTCCTCTGAGCATTCCTCCACACTGTGTCTTTATATCATATTGCTCTACCAATCacacaaactgtaactttaagg includes these proteins:
- the LOC112140775 gene encoding V-set and immunoglobulin domain-containing protein 10-like 2, which gives rise to MVAQLLGLALLYLTTSPVPFAANGMSVYPVPTSAVEINPNWEVVYQDTNVYGVVGKAVILECGPTVPDMYIWSFTQPGTEAIRAVVYNLGKGPRIQKLAETLGQITIISNSAAVSIEKLPLAAHGLFTCQAFYDIEREPKVYYYYVHLTVRVPVSKPNLLLSDASPVEGSTMWMRCILENGTDPIKYTWQHETRNGNITVIAQGSSSIINVTDVNRNHTGWYRCVATNAVNTDSSNRLWLDTIFGPDLPEINVTPFSITERGYSALERETVSLLCQAQSNPASQYVWFYNNSQVYTGPQFTITKILRMHTGDYACLAQNTYLNTRSKKTISLTVYYPPDGSPICSVEPALNHTSLKLICSWPGGFPSPGLQWKGDLMQDLFDMTQQTKASNGSAILLPSGGLIPNNSLFTCVGSHPALKQQTECSTRTVLPPAEPLCFAYVTNSQQYLMLSCSWDGGAPKALVWWEGPGGQSKGGQENSNILVLRYGTARSGKPYTCYAQHPLLLQPKTCRLTLEAPVLLTQRRVVSVYEGTDVQLTCNLRANYLPVNEITWFNNRGADIQDTSKYMLLRTSAWANLTVRDTDETQDSGEYRCSTSNAVGGAEINVTLLVKRHPMPPNATLIKATYNNRQRNQVELEWQVETEANGGWTGFSLEHRLVSERPGKGRNINGSQKQTEEKAVATDWYQNIIQDPNARSHTVQGLTPTFTYQFRIMSINYHTVGYPSAAKTPAEPRNNMYPAVIGAAIGGMLFAAILTALLLVYIIRNRNNNPRLHDMLFGSQHSQSRENINFPEDEVVSGLEGGGREDRGGSSSPGPAIAIPRAASPLTIPPPSATPSPTPTLQAPPTDDNEPVNVTITVKATGS